A portion of the Eretmochelys imbricata isolate rEreImb1 chromosome 27, rEreImb1.hap1, whole genome shotgun sequence genome contains these proteins:
- the TMUB2 gene encoding transmembrane and ubiquitin-like domain-containing protein 2, with the protein MEPPGMTIFEGVGDEVTVVTGMVVLVLALVLAWLSTYVADGSNLLLGTIVATGESSVIHLSHVERYVGNSVTSEPTEPQGSADSSEEKAEEEGGAASNLGPAVEQGGNGSTSDSSLDHLLNIQGLPKRTSASESNALERPGQESQGTSQMSHIGEESEPCSGLIKVRLKFLNDTEEVAMVRPEDTVGVLKSKYFPGQENQMKFIYRGQLLQDQARTLRSLNIMDNCVIHCHLSQAASSPIPDSVVTPAEAAGLTVNIGNLMLPVFVVMLAVIWYCRINYRQFFTAPATISLVGVTVFFSFLVFGMYGR; encoded by the exons ATGGAGCCCCCTGGCATGACCATCTTTGAAGGGGTGGGGGATGAAGTAACGGTGGTGACTGGCATGGTGGTTCTTGTCCTGGCTCTGGTTCTGGCGTGGCTTTCCACTTACGTAGCAGATGGTAGCAACCTGCTTTTGGGAACTATTGTAGCTACGGGCGAATCCTCTGTGATCCATCTCAGCCACGTTGAACGGTACGTGGGGAATTCAGTAACGTCCGAGCCTACTGAGCCCCAGGGGTCTGCTGATAGTTCAGAAGAAAAAGCAGAAGAGGAAGGGGGTGCGGCATCCAACTTGGGCCCTGCAGTTGAGCAGGGGGGCAACGGCAGCACCTCTGACTCCAGCCTCGACCATCTGCTGAACATACAAGGCTTGCCCAAAAGGACATCAGCCAGCGAGTCCAATGCCCTAGAACGGCCGGGTCAAGAGAGCCAAGGAACCTCGCAAATGTCACACATCGGGGAGGAGAGTGAGCCATGCTCCGGGCTCATCAAAGTGCGTCTCAAGTTCCTCAATGACACAGAAGAGGTGGCCATGGTGAGACCGGAGGACACCGTGGGTGTTCTCAAGAG CAAATATTTCCCAGGACAAGAAAATCAGATGAAGTTTATCTATCGAGGCCAGCTACTCCAGGACCAGGCCCGGACTCTCCGCTCCCTCAATATCATGGACAACTGTGTGATCCATTGCCACCTGTCGCAGGCCGCCAGCTCCCCCATTCCTGACTCGGTGGTCaccccagcagaagcagcagggcTCACGGTGAACATAGGGAATCTAATGCTCCCTGTCTTCGTGGTGATGTTGGCTGTGATCTGGTACTGCCGCATCAACTACCGCCAGTTCTTCACTGCGCCAGCCACAATCTCCTTGGTTGGGGTGACTGTCTTCTTCAGCTTCCTGGTTTTTGGGATGTATGGACGATAA